Proteins co-encoded in one Capsicum annuum cultivar UCD-10X-F1 chromosome 9, UCD10Xv1.1, whole genome shotgun sequence genomic window:
- the LOC107841758 gene encoding uncharacterized protein LOC107841758, with protein MNRYSMENQNIFVGQEFPDVKAFRSAIKEAAIAQHFELRIVKSDLIRYIAKCASEGCPWRIRAIKLPNVPTFTIRSLEGTHTCGKNAQNGHHQASVDWIVNFIEERLRDNINYKPKDILHDIYKQYGITIPYKQAWRAKERGLQAIYGSSEEGYCLLPAYCEQIKKTNPGSHAEVFTAGSDGRFQRFFISFYASLHGFLNGCLPVICLGGIQLKSKYLGTLLSATSFDADGGVFPLAFGVVDEENDDSWMWFLLELRKALDMSTEKIPPLTFLSDGQKSIADAVKKKFPSSCHAICMQYLSESISKEFKNSRVVQLLWKAAYSTSIMGFKEKMAEIEEVSSDAATWLQQYPPSRWALIHFDGTRYGHFSSNINEFNKWILEARELPIIQVIKRIHCKLTEEFEQRRSSCSTWSSTLAPSAEKRIMDGRTHASTYQVLRSDEVEFEVISAERSDIVNTGTRSCSCRDWQLYRIPCSHGIAALESCKKDVYAFTEKYFTADSYRESYSKEVHPIPDKLEWSRTRIVRPPKCRRPPGRPEKKRLCVEDLNREKHTVHCSKCNQTGHYKTTCKEVV; from the coding sequence ATGAATCGTTATTCCATGGAGAATCAAAACATTTTTGTTGGCCAAGAGTTTCCTGATGTCAAGGCCTTCCGCAGTGCAATTAAAGAGGCTGCTATTGCACAACATTTTGAGCTTCGCATAGTAAAAAGTGATCTGATTCGCTACATTGCTAAATGTGCCTCAGAAGGTTGTCCGTGGCGTATTCGTGCTATTAAGCTTCCCAATGTTCCTACCTTTACTATAAGAAGCCTTGAGGGAACACATACCTGCGGGAAAAATGCACAAAACGGACATCATCAGGCTTCTGTTGATTGGATAGTGAACTTCATAGAGGAGCGTTTGCGTGATAACATAAATTACAAGCCAAAAGACATTTTGCATGATATTTATAAGCAGTACGGTATAACTATACCATACAAGCAAGCTTGGAGAGCCAAGGAAAGAGGGCTGCAAGCGATATATGGATCTTCCGAAGAAGGGTACTGTCTGTTACCTGCATATTGTGAGCAAATCAAGAAGACAAATCCTGGAAGTCATGCTGAGGTTTTTACAGCTGGTTCAGATGGTCGGTTTCAGAGGTTCTTCATTTCCTTTTATGCTTCTCTTCATGGGTTCCTGAATGGTTGCTTGCCTGTTATTTGTCTTGGTGGTATCCAGCTTAAGAGCAAATACTTGGGTACTTTACTATCAGCGACTTCTTTTGATGCTGATGGTGGAGTGTTTCCGCTTGCTTTTGGTGTTGtcgatgaagaaaatgatgatagCTGGATGTGGTTCTTGTTAGAGTTGCGCAAAGCGCTAGACATGAGCACTGAGAAGATACCACCTCTTACATTTCTGTCTGATGGACAGAAGAGTATTGCGGATGCTGTGAAAAAGAAATTTCCCTCTTCTTGTCATGCAATTTGTATGCAGTATCTGAGTGAAAGCATCAGCAAAGagttcaagaattcaagggtTGTTCAACTCCTATGGAAAGCCGCATATTCTACGTCCATCATGGGGTTTAAAGAGAAAATGGCGGAAATTGAGGAGGTTTCTTCAGATGCAGCAACGTGGCTTCAACAGTATCCTCCTTCACGCTGGGCATTAATACATTTTGACGGAACAAGATATGGTCATTTCTCGTCAAACATTAATGAGTTCAATAAATGGATTCTTGAAGCTCGAGAGCTTCCTATTATTCAGGTGATTAAACGGATTCACTGTAAGTTAACTGAAGAGTTTGAGCAGCGGCGATCAAGTTGTAGCACGTGGAGTTCTACCCTTGCTCCATCTGCTGAGAAGCGCATTATGGATGGAAGAACTCATGCTTCGACATATCAGGTACTAAGGTCAGATGAAGTTGAATTTGAAGTTATCTCAGCAGAGCGTTCAGACATCGTGAATACAGGTACACGATCTTGTTCTTGCCGTGATTGGCAGTTGTATAGGATACCTTGTTCTCATGGCATTGCTGCTCTCGAATCATGTAAAAAGGATGTTTACGCCTTCACAGAGAAATATTTCACTGCAGACAGTTATCGTGAGAGTTATAGTAAAGAGGTACACCCCATCCCTGATAAACTCGAATGGTCAAGAACCCGAATAGTCCGACCACCCAAGTGTCGTCGCCCACCAGGACGACCTGAAAAGAAGCGGTTATGCGTGGAAGATCTTAATCGTGAAAAACATACTGTCCATTGTAGTAAGTGCAATCAAACAGGACATTACAAGACAACCTGCAAAGAGGTTGTTTAG